GTAAACTTTGATGtaactctaaaatatttatcaacCAATGATCCTTAACTTTGCCTCTAAAGGTATAACAGGAGCAGTTTTTcctatttgctttgttttcctttggttaGCTTAGCTACTAAGGTTGCTAACTACACTGAAGGTTTTAAGACCATTCCAATTTATACTAGCAATAAGTACAAATTTTCCGTTAAGCTacaaggaaaaatatacatatgaataaTAATCTTCTAAACTGAAGTAAATTCTTACATTATTAGCCCTGATATATCCTATATGCTAAGCTATGAGGCATTCTCCTTAAAGAACCGTTATCTTTTCAAACACTCACCCTTTGTTCACacatactctttaaaaaaagaaaaaaattaaaatggtactTACTTTAGCCAACAGTTCTTGTGTTTCAGCAGTCAGTGGAGCATGTGAAAACTTGCAATATTCTCCCTGATAACACTTTGCTCCTGTATGGTAAAACTTGCAGGGATATTCATGTAACCCAAATGTTAaggaaaagaacaattttaaatcCAACTAAAATAATCTGTTCTTGATTTAATGACTTCCTTTTCCTATGTAAAGGCCTTTCCTACCAGTAGAAACATGgacttttttacttaaaatatgatAATTATTAATTGGGTAACATGAAAAATCTAATTTTAGGATGATTACATACATCAAGTGTATTGGCTATCACAGGATGCCTTTTCCTTTATATCCATTCTTATAATAGACTACATGTATGTTTCACTGATACAAGAAAGGGATGTGTTTTAAATACTTTGAagtgtgattatttttaaagcattcttttGGGGTAGAGGAATTAAAGCCAATGACAATGATATGTCTTACAAATCTGGATCCTTCATATTTAGGCTTGTTTAAAACAGAATCAATTTATACAACTTCAATattgttttttagaaataaattctcaAGTTAGAATTTGAGATTCCTTGTACTGAATGACTGAAGGAAAACAACTTTTGTGATGACATGCTATTACCCTAAAATGTTTATGTTCCATGTTTTTACAACATATCTGTGCTGTTTGCACTGAAGAGTTTGAGTTGTTCTTCAAATTAAGTAACAACCTTTATACGGCAcagaatacacagaaaacaagtATTCCCAAATTATGCAATTCTTGCCTCTTTTTATGAAGTAGCTTATATAAATACAGATTCAATTATCAAATGTCACAGCAGAAATTCTGACAAAGTTGTTCTGAGACTTGACTAGGCCTCTTGAACCTGCTATGCTACTACCCAGGTTGAGTAGAAAGGATCTTCAACTGAGAGAATTTCTAAAGaatccctcttctctttcttgggaAAAAGTTCTGTGTACAATTTAATCACTTTGAGGCTGAGTCAGGCTTGAATAACATAATTTTGCCATAGCTAAAACTCTGGTTTCATTCaaaattttacacatttaaaatttttatgtaaatatttatgaaaagtaAAGTTACTATATCTTGTGATAAAGGATATTATGCAAATACAGACAGTTTTCACCTCTGGTACAATATCCTTGTACATAAAACTtacacatttcctttttcttctctatttctgcaTCATGATCAAATTTACATTGGTCTCCCTGggccaaaagaaagaaggaaaagccatTATTTCTCATAGTTAAGTCATTACAATTCCTAAAAAACTTTCCATAAGCAAATGActccagagaaaaacaaagcctTAGAACCAGCACAATTTAATTCTTAATGAGCTATCTTATAATTATATCTGCTTAACATTTTGTTGAGTCctaaacatttttaacaaaaagcatTTCCAAGAAATTATCCACTTTcttaaacataaaagaatatttcagtAAAACTTTTTAATTGGACCTTTCCCAGAAGGAAgcagttttaaaaacacacaggTATGCTTTTAGAGTATCTAATGGAAACAGGAGCTCATTTTAGTACATTTTTGCCACACCTTACATTTTAGTACATTTTTGCTTACACATTTTTTTATACCTTAATACATTtcctttcaagaaaatatttacaaatttgttTTCCCTTGCGTTCCACTGTGTGTTGGTTGATGAACGCCTGGCTCATTCTCacttgctgctgcttctctttagGTTTACCatcctttgaaaacaaaaacaaaaaactagatataagaaacagaaaattaaatattttattccactgcacaaaattattttaaaccaccttgaaaacattaaaaagtggCTCTTCTAAATTGGCCTTCGTGTGTAAGATTCGGACTTTTCTATCAGTTGAAAAACAAATGCTTTGTCAGTTTCAATAGCATTCCATCATTGAACATTAGTGTTGGTgcaatgtgaatattttattatactttgcccttcaaaaatcaataaaaatttaaaaaatgaaagtgctACTACTTGTGATAAAAAGCAAAGTCTAAGAACAAGCCTCTTTAGAACAATGGAGACAACACTGGAAATCATAAGGTGAATGCAAAGCAGTGTAATCTTTAATTTCAATGAGATGGTCACTGGTGTGAGCTAAGTATACTGACCAGCTCAAATCAACAAACCAAACTGGAAATACACCCTCAAAGTTGgtagtaaaagtataaaaacaaaggGAACTTTTATACAAAAACAAAAGGGGAATTTCATAATACATTTAGCTCTTTAGAAACATAAATCACTTTTGGTGCGTTAACTTGTGGTACAACTTACAACTTCTGCATACCAGATTTCTGAATATAGATTTAGGAATTCAGTACATGCAAAGATGTACATTTAGGTGATCCGCTTTGCAATGTCAAATTTCTACTTAGTACCATCAAAATTATGTCATATAAATATGTGTTGGTCTATATCTTTGGTTTTATTTGATTATGTTATTAAATTCTAACATATAAGTTTACAATTTGTTCCTCATGTAAAAGGGCTGTCAGTTGAATAATCATTTGAGCCAACATAAACCAAATGAAAGGGAATACTGACCAGTGATCAGGAAACAAAGTTCTagccctggcctggcctgtgTAACCATGGGCAGTTACCTGAACCCTAGGGCTTCAgattcctcatttgttaaatatGGAGGCAGGgcaacattttatataaatatgtttcaaTCTATAATATTTGGTACTTCTAATATTTTACCACCCTTAACCCTTGCCTCCTGGACCAAGCCTAACAAAAAACGTTGCCATCCAGTTTGGAAGCCCTCAGAAAAGCAGAGTCCAGAGTAGTCACTTTTTGTTGTATCCTTATTACATGTGCAGACCAAGAAAGAACAActtctacaaagcaaaatcaaaataCCAGGAGGGTAGGTGGTGTTTGGTAAGGCCAATATTCAgaaatactcatttttaatttcaagaggGAGTCAAAAAGCAATAAATCAGGGACCATAACAGTAGAAACTTTGTGAGATTCTGTGGCCTTTGAAATGTCCTCATGGCTATTAatcttctcctgcttcctctgttTTTCCATAGTCATTGACAATACAACACTCAAAAATCAAGGGGCTGTATGCATGTATTCAGGGGCAACAGGCACAACACTAAGGCTTAAAATGGGTGCTGGCAGCTGGCGAGTGAGAGGGAAGGCAGCTGcaacagggagaaggaagaacatgGAGAGCCCACTGCTGGGAAGAAGAGATTTCCACCATCGGATAACCCTCATCTTGTACAAGGCTTGTCACTGAGGTGTAACACAAAATTCCAACAGCACGCAGGTGTCCTCCTCCATGCATACAGTCTTGTACCTGTTCTTGTGAGCCACTGTTCTTCAATGAAGCATTTGGTCCTTTGTCTCCAGTGCCAGGCCATTTTcgcttcattttcttctgtttaccaTTCTTGCGAACAGCTTTaaggtttttattcttttgtttaacaGCTAAAACCAGGAAAGTTAACTTTAAAGATGACATACAAGTACAATGGCAGTTCTTAAGAAGTATATTCTATAATAATCCAAGAAAAGTTCTCTTTCGCTTGGTGAGTGAAAACCGGTATGATGCTGACCTGTCTTTCTAGAAACTCTGTGATTAAGAGaccaaaaaaagaatcaatatttTCTGGATCCCCAATTCATTCTTTGTGAAAATATATAAGCTACTATCAGAACAAAAGCAAGATAATTAACGAAATCCATCTTGCTAGCCACAAGCCAAATCCTTTGGAAGTGTTCAAGTATGATGGATCTAATTAGGAATGGCCGCAGCACTATCATAGTAAGAGCTTCACATGTTCAAAATGACCTCATATATTACTGTCAGGTTCTTCACTGAAAACATTTAATATAGATTAAATTCATCCACAGAcccattttaaacagaaaaacatttaaagagggggagaaaagtataaaaaatgagaggatgaagaattttatttacaattgTCATTTGTCCTCATATCTATGGCTAAATTTCATTTTACTAATCTAAAAGCATGTATTTCTGAGTTTAGTCTGACACACTAACAACCTTGACATAAAGTCAATTCCTCTTTAGACAACAGCAATACAAACAGGCATATTGGGTCCTCCGTACAGGCAGACGCCAGGGATTTAGCATTCTCCCTTTCAAAGCAGTCATGGTCTTTGATACCCACCCTGCTTTCTTGGCTCCTCCTGCAAACTGAGCACCTATACACTGAGTATCCAGGTCTCAGCAGGGGGATGCGGGGTGTCTCAGGCCATGCAAGCTCACATCTGGTGTAAACATCCATGAAAACCATGATGTTATCATGAGATACAATGCAGGAAAAAATCTCCCCCCCAAGTCCCTGTGTGGGCACCTGTGATTGCTTCTCTAGATAAACCTTCTATGATAAAATAGTTTGACCCTTACCTTTTTGGGAATCCTTCACTCCCTCTTTCTTCGTAGATTCTTCAGGAAATGGTAAGGATTGAGCAGCATTTGCCATTTCTTTAGCTTGTATATACTGTTGAAGCTCTTTAGCAAAATTATCTTCTGATTCCTGACTGCAGATATCATTATCACTGTACACATCATAGTCTTTACTTCTTGATTTTCTATGTGGCAAATTCTTCGATGATGCTGTAGAGTTTCCTGAGTGCCTAGactaagtaaaaattaaattttcaattttaaaaacctagtatgagtcaaaacaataaaacaatctcatataaagaagaaacaaagactgGCCATGAATTAATCATTGTTAAGGTTGGGTGATGGGCACATGGGGTTCATATACGGTTCTTTCCAATCTCATGTATTTGAAATTtcccagaattaaaaaaaaaaagagccagcaTGACATATTCATCCGTAAACATAATTTGAGGGAAGATTCTGATTTGTATACTATGTACTTTACTGAATTAAGACTAAACCTCCAAATCTTAATTATTTGATACAAAGGAATTACAGTATTAtagttcacattttatttctccctttgcatcgactatactatacttttaaaCGGTTTAATACAATAACTCATCATCTGATAAAAGAGCAAATAAACTGTAATTGTCCAGCGGAAAATCTACTATACTAAGATATATCACAGCTAGCAAAGCCTATTCGTTTTCCTATAACTCACAGCACTGGTGGCAGAGGAGGTGGCAGCAAtgacaaggaagaaagaattgcCCTGTTCTCTGTAAACAAGTTAACTTCACTTTCAGAAACTGTTTTCTAACTCTGTTGTTGGAGCTGCTCCAGGGTGACAGCTGCAAACACAGGCACCCACTGGAACAGAACCCAGGTATGGCAGCTGACCCTGGAGCCACGTGAGGTGATCATAGCAGACAACTTAAAGCACTCTGTGTATAAAAATGTCCAAGTATTGGTTACATAGGTGTCTATACTTGGTGACACAGGTGTATCAAGGTccataattataattaatatgtatgctacatttcaattaaaaagtttatttaaaaaaaaatgtccaacTGTCAAAGGGCTCCTATTTTGATGTCAGGAAGAGATGACATATCTATGATTAAATTGGCCAGTGATCCTGCTCCAGAGCATGCTTTCGGGCCTGGTCTCTTATCTACTTTCACATAACTGATAAAGGCAGCaaactcaaaacaaacaaaaaacaaaacagacgaATCCCTACTATAAAATATAGGTGGTCCAATTCAATGGTTTACCTCTGATGGTTAACATCAAAGCTAGGAGTCGTACCACCAGAGGATTGGTCGTAGGCCTGGAAAATGAATGTGCTCCCTGCTTGAAGAATCCAAACAAGCCAAGAAAGTTTCCTAACCTGATAATGGTCTCACTGTACACCTTACCTGCATGACACCAGACAAGACCACCAACCAATCCCACAATCTTCAGGCCACCAAGTTCCTCAAGAAAGGGCACATTTTCCCCAACTAATATCATAGAGCAAACTTGTAAACATAACTTCTGGTCGGGGTGGCAAATGTCATCCTGgcctcctgtttttgtaaataaagttttgctaGAACACGGTCATAcccattcattcatgtattatCTACGGCTGCTTAGTGTGACAAAGACTATATGGCTCACAAAGTCAAAAAGAGCACTACCTTGTCCTTTATGAAATGTTGGCAGATTCCTGTGATCattattttgtttaccttggttttGGCCTTTAACTTTATTTAGTCGGCACAGGCAGAACCAAAAAAATCATTCAATACAAAATAGCTCCCCCACAGTTTAACTTAGCTAAACACACAGAGATGAGATCCTACTCAGCGTATCTGAATGAAAATATTACAAGAGTCCAAATGAGTGATTAAGTGCCCCCCTTGTACAAAACATGTAGGCCTACAGTACTGAAGCAGATCCCTTTTATTCTAAGTAATAACATGTTTGATTTATTTGTATTAAATGAAGAGctaacttggggccggccccatgaccaagtggttaagttagtgcactccacttcagcggcccagggtttcgccagttcagatcctgggcacggacatggcactgctcatcaagccacgctgaggcagcgtcccacatgccacaactagaaggacccacaactaaaatacatatctatgtactgggaggctttggggagaaggaaaagttaaaaaaataaaatcttaaaaaaaagaagagataactTGGTAACATTAATAAAACCAGGACAATCATCAACTAGGTCGTTTTATTATACACTGGAGATGATTCTAATTGATATTCTTTTCAGAGGGCaccaaaatacacaaaatacaaACGATTGTTTAAATACTTTCCTTCGTGCAGCTAGCGATAAACTCATTGCTTTGATGTTTGTTTTGGTGTCTATATAATTTAGAAAGTATACAAACATGATATTacaacttttttcccttttataaaagAGTCTaattaaagttttttgttttttaagtaaaagattttcttgcttttgattcAGAGTGGTTTATTGAACTAGTATGACCTCCTGagattccacagaaataaaagtacAGAAATTAATAGATCCACAATAGTGTATAGGGGGATATGAAGTACATTTATGAGTAACTGACAAGAGTTCAACAAATTCTTGGTAAATTTTTGATAAACAAAAAGCAAGTTATAATCTGGAAGTTGGGCTTAGGTTAAAGTGTGGGAAATGGGGCTATAAATGGGGATGCATTAAACTTctacataaaaacagacaaaactattACAACAAATTCTCTCTGCCCCATCCCTCACCAGAACACCAACAGAAAGTTACTCTGGTAAAAACAGAGGGCTGTTCtccaaaggaagtgaagaaaatgtCTGATAAAAGCCAAGTCTTCTTGTGTGAGTGCTAAGACCCCAGAGTGAAATCCTCCACCTTCTAGCATCTGGGAGCAGCCCCCACCAGGAAAACACTCCATCCACTCACCCTACAACAGAGGTTCTGACCTTGCTGTCCAGAGACCCTTCCCCAAGGGTCTATGGAAAGAATTCAATGAACTTGGatgggaataaaaatcacataatatttTCATCAACCTCTAAATTGACATTtagcattttcttctgttttgaacACAGGCAACAAACCACAGTAGTAGCAGCAGCACCTGCAACTGTCACCAACAGAAATCACAGCTACTTTCATATATGGCATTATAGTTGCTGCAGatctcaaaatatcttttgtgTTCATCACTATGtcaaaattacaataattttgTACTGCTGGATCTTAGTGCTTTAATAAAGAACATATTACTCTTATCgcatttgctttttaatatttttttttctgctttttgtccccaaatcccctaggtacatagttctatattttaggtgtgagtccttctagttgtggtatgtcagacaccacctcaacgtggcctaatgagcggtgccatgtccacactcaggatctgaaccagcgaaaccctgggccgccaaagcagagcgcacaaacttaaccactcggccacggggccggccccagctttttaatattttgataactgtatttcaataaaatcaatttcctttgtaatccaacatattttattttatacagttaaaaatattattctgagaaGAGGCCAATGGGCTTCACCAGACTACCAAAGGGGATGCATAGCACAAAGGTTAAGAATTACTATGCTGCTGTAAACCTACCTATCCACACACACgaaaattatataaaatccacatttcagcatccataaataaagttttattggaatacagccatgctcatttatttacatattatacgggctgctttcacactacaacagcaAAGTAACTGCAAAAGAGACCATATATGGCTATAGCTCTCTCATCACTTTACACTGATGCTGAGTGCACTATAAATTTCAATGACAGTTATAACTTGACAGCATTTTGAGTACCTCACATATCACCACACcatgtcattttttttcattaccaGTGCATACCAACCATGTCAAAACATGAAAAGAAGGCTTTGAATGCCATGTATTTAGGGTACAGTGaaatgaagattattttattgTCAAATTAGATGGAAAAGCATTATGGTTATTAGGTAATGATACTACAGTAGTGCTGAAAGAACATAATATATGTTGACATTACAGTATTAAGCATTCATCACAATAGTCCCAACTCACAGGAAAGCAGTGgtcagaaaaatttgaaaacataaacaaaatatctCACCACagaattatttctttacaaaaataaaaaatgaaaaagaggctGCAAAGTAACTTTCTGAGTGGCTCACTTGTTTGCCAATCAAAGAAGCTGATGGTGAGTTAATTAAATCATGTCTGATTATAGCACTTGAAGAAACTTCCAGagaaaataaagctgtttaaGACAATTGGCCTGTTGGCAAGAGCAGGTGCTCAAAGACAGGAGGCAATCTGGAGAAActtagataattaaaaaaagaagaagaattataTCAAGTTGTTTTCCTTGGCTCTTGATGAGTGGACAGATGTTACTGATTCTGCTCAGTATCACTATGCTGTCCAAAGTTAAAACTAGAAGCAAGACCTCCACTCCCACACAAATTTGCAGCAGATATAGTTTCCAGGCTCAAACTACAGTTCCTGCAGAGTTTTTCAGACT
This genomic interval from Equus quagga isolate Etosha38 chromosome 5, UCLA_HA_Equagga_1.0, whole genome shotgun sequence contains the following:
- the ZC3H8 gene encoding zinc finger CCCH domain-containing protein 8 isoform X3 gives rise to the protein MMDFENLFSNPPNPALGRKLATDCDERHSGNSTASSKNLPHRKSRSKDYDVYSDNDICSQESEDNFAKELQQYIQAKEMANAAQSLPFPEESTKKEGVKDSQKAVKQKNKNLKAVRKNGKQKKMKRKWPGTGDKGPNASLKNSGSQEQDGKPKEKQQQVRMSQAFINQHTVERKGKQICKYFLERKCIKGDQCKFDHDAEIEKKKEMCKFYVQGYCTRGENCLYLHNEYPCKFYHTGAKCYQGEYCKFSHAPLTAETQELLAKVLDTEKKSS
- the ZC3H8 gene encoding zinc finger CCCH domain-containing protein 8 isoform X2, translating into MMDFENLFSNPPNPALGRKLATDCDERIDDEIDDTEVEETQEEKIKWEVKLECEQIPKKSRHSGNSTASSKNLPHRKSRSKDYDVYSDNDICSQESEDNFAKELQQYIQAKEMANAAQSLPFPEESTKKEGVKDSQKAVKQKNKNLKAVRKNGKQKKMKRKWPGTGDKGPNASLKNSGSQEQDGKPKEKQQQVRMSQAFINQHTVERKGKQICKYFLERKCIKGDQCKFDHDAEIEKKKEMCKFYVQGYCTRGENCLYLHRISLQVLPYRSKVLSGRILQVFTCSTDC
- the ZC3H8 gene encoding zinc finger CCCH domain-containing protein 8 isoform X1, translating into MMDFENLFSNPPNPALGRKLATDCDERIDDEIDDTEVEETQEEKIKWEVKLECEQIPKKSRHSGNSTASSKNLPHRKSRSKDYDVYSDNDICSQESEDNFAKELQQYIQAKEMANAAQSLPFPEESTKKEGVKDSQKAVKQKNKNLKAVRKNGKQKKMKRKWPGTGDKGPNASLKNSGSQEQDGKPKEKQQQVRMSQAFINQHTVERKGKQICKYFLERKCIKGDQCKFDHDAEIEKKKEMCKFYVQGYCTRGENCLYLHNEYPCKFYHTGAKCYQGEYCKFSHAPLTAETQELLAKVLDTEKKSS